A genomic region of Pseudoalteromonas piscicida contains the following coding sequences:
- a CDS encoding non-ribosomal peptide synthetase — MPASGTSSLRWYRSGDKAKWQANARGEADYLCYLGRLDEQVKLRGYRISLVAIAHQIDALAQVKSCAVSVDEAQESLVAHVVLNGEAKLTLVQLRQALSQSLPSYMLPAALDIVADLPLTANGKVDKQALQFAYQAQAKSHEVAEVVDGSKLTDIQRYLLELYRELLPSQVQSINDSFFDLGGHSLLAIKVISRVRGEQRRDITLPQLFDAPSIAAFAEVITASSMIAHSHTIEPVSRAQALPLSFAQQRLWLIDQLHEQSLQYHMPASYWCEGALDIDALTQALSAIVARHEVLRTVIVPANGEHGAVQQVRDQVACPVELVDLSGLNNAEQQLRWQTLQQQSLSKPFDLCQDTMLRVICVQFSHNQFGLLFNMHHIASDGWSMALLAKEFVAFYRHFSEAPAYPLPEQYAKPLAVQYADFAYWQQQQQDRYQADLAYWQTQLQQCPVVHELPLDFERPQVQSLDGECIRHTLTTSQVEAIKAQCQAQGVTLYMWLQSAFSLLMLRLSQTQDIVIGSPIAGREVKELEGLLGCFVNTLAIRAHKVGAPSFNDWLSEQKQVILAAFAHQSLPFEQLVDAINPPRSLAHSPVLQILFALQNNEQSDFKLPHLKIEQQLDLKPAMKFDLEVNAQESGSEIAVQWNYAKALFKHTSVQAMVDAFVTLIDAALISPEQSVNTLPLVESKALSELGLATQAQPQSPWFISDKIQHFAQHHANHNAVRDMAGKRLSFGELESQSNQLARYLIEQGVTARSQVAISLAPSCEQVVALLAVLKVGAVYVPLDPNAPSQRQQYIVRDSKAACLITTSALLPNSADLSCRVMLIDTEQGWLNMPVEALAPLSDIDAPAYIIYTSGTTGQPKGVVVSHRNLHLYLEHVSHSYLQGDIQESVVSTPLAFDATVTSLWGALVNGLGVVLLSDGEQLITELSACLAREESLLFKLTPAHLQGVLARLQPSNAAHHIVVGGEALSSSVVAQVGALMPQAHFYNEYGPTEATVGCCVYRCNGQDAVSLAQQSQRFVPIGSAIQGTHLVVLDQHQQPVPMGMPGELYIAGDNVAQAYFGLPELSASRFVSLSLSNNLQRYYQTGDQVRWLLDEEGCPCVLQFIGRRDNQVKLRGYRIELEEIAAQLEQLDAVQQAHVLLNESKDNLQACVVLTTPSQRDTICELEQALHTQILTSLAEVLPSYMLPYKLYALAAMPLTNNGKVDSGALAQLVQSQQAQALTAPLAPMTELQMLLAEIFSQVLNTQVRDINSNFFELGGHSLSASQAVALIEQALEVPITLKVLFERPSVSTLATWCEIHRAAKAADESGQSEEMFL; from the coding sequence GTGCCTGCGTCTGGTACTTCAAGCTTGCGTTGGTATCGCAGTGGCGACAAGGCAAAGTGGCAGGCGAATGCGCGCGGTGAGGCTGACTACCTTTGTTATTTAGGGCGGTTAGACGAGCAAGTAAAACTGCGAGGCTACCGTATTTCTCTTGTGGCAATCGCCCATCAAATCGACGCGTTGGCGCAAGTAAAAAGCTGCGCTGTGAGTGTTGATGAAGCACAAGAAAGCCTAGTGGCTCATGTGGTTTTAAATGGTGAGGCTAAGCTCACACTCGTGCAGTTGCGCCAAGCTTTATCGCAGTCGTTGCCCAGTTATATGTTACCTGCCGCGCTGGATATCGTTGCTGATCTTCCACTGACTGCAAACGGAAAAGTAGACAAGCAAGCACTACAGTTTGCCTATCAGGCACAGGCGAAAAGCCATGAGGTCGCCGAGGTAGTTGATGGATCTAAGCTCACAGATATACAGCGCTATTTACTTGAGTTATATCGTGAGCTACTACCGAGCCAAGTACAGAGTATTAACGATAGTTTCTTTGACCTAGGCGGGCATTCACTGCTTGCCATAAAAGTGATCAGCCGAGTGCGCGGTGAGCAACGGCGAGATATCACTTTGCCACAACTCTTTGATGCGCCAAGTATTGCAGCGTTTGCTGAAGTAATAACCGCAAGTTCGATGATTGCGCACAGCCATACCATTGAGCCAGTATCAAGAGCCCAAGCGTTACCTCTGTCTTTTGCTCAGCAGCGTTTGTGGTTAATTGACCAGTTACATGAGCAGAGTCTGCAATACCATATGCCAGCGAGCTATTGGTGTGAGGGAGCCTTAGATATTGATGCTTTAACACAAGCGTTAAGCGCGATTGTTGCACGTCATGAAGTACTCCGTACGGTCATCGTTCCTGCAAATGGTGAGCACGGTGCAGTGCAACAGGTTCGTGATCAAGTAGCCTGTCCTGTGGAATTAGTAGATTTGTCTGGGCTGAATAACGCAGAGCAACAGCTGCGTTGGCAAACATTGCAGCAACAATCACTCAGCAAACCTTTTGATTTATGCCAAGACACTATGCTGCGCGTTATCTGTGTACAGTTTAGTCACAACCAATTTGGACTCTTGTTTAACATGCACCACATTGCCAGCGATGGTTGGTCGATGGCGCTGCTGGCCAAAGAGTTCGTGGCGTTTTATCGGCACTTTAGCGAAGCGCCAGCGTATCCCTTGCCAGAGCAATACGCTAAACCGCTAGCGGTGCAGTATGCAGATTTTGCCTACTGGCAGCAGCAACAGCAAGATAGATATCAGGCGGATCTTGCCTATTGGCAAACTCAGTTGCAGCAGTGTCCTGTTGTTCATGAATTACCGCTGGACTTTGAGCGACCACAAGTTCAGTCCCTGGATGGTGAGTGTATTCGTCATACCCTTACGACATCGCAAGTTGAGGCGATAAAAGCGCAGTGCCAAGCACAAGGGGTGACCTTGTATATGTGGCTGCAAAGTGCTTTTTCGCTGTTGATGCTTCGTCTTAGTCAAACGCAGGATATTGTTATTGGCTCGCCCATTGCCGGACGTGAGGTGAAAGAGTTAGAGGGGTTACTGGGCTGCTTTGTGAATACCTTGGCTATTCGCGCTCACAAAGTGGGGGCGCCGTCATTTAACGACTGGCTAAGTGAGCAAAAGCAGGTGATCTTGGCGGCGTTTGCCCATCAGAGCTTACCCTTTGAGCAACTTGTTGATGCCATTAATCCTCCGCGTAGCCTAGCGCATTCGCCCGTGTTACAAATACTCTTTGCATTACAAAATAACGAACAAAGTGACTTCAAGCTACCTCACCTTAAAATTGAGCAACAGCTTGATCTAAAGCCTGCAATGAAGTTCGACTTAGAAGTGAATGCACAAGAATCGGGCAGTGAGATAGCAGTGCAGTGGAATTATGCCAAAGCCTTGTTTAAACACACTAGCGTACAGGCGATGGTCGACGCTTTTGTGACCTTAATTGATGCTGCGCTCATAAGCCCTGAGCAAAGCGTGAATACCTTACCATTAGTTGAGAGTAAAGCACTCAGCGAGCTAGGGCTCGCCACGCAAGCACAGCCTCAATCTCCTTGGTTTATCAGCGATAAAATACAACATTTTGCTCAGCACCACGCGAACCATAATGCAGTGCGAGATATGGCTGGAAAACGGTTAAGTTTTGGCGAGTTGGAGTCCCAAAGTAATCAACTAGCGCGTTACTTGATTGAGCAAGGCGTTACAGCAAGGTCGCAGGTCGCAATAAGCTTAGCGCCAAGCTGTGAGCAAGTTGTGGCACTGTTGGCAGTCTTAAAGGTCGGGGCCGTGTATGTGCCGCTTGACCCCAATGCACCGAGTCAGCGTCAGCAATATATAGTGCGTGACAGTAAAGCGGCTTGCCTTATCACCACCTCAGCACTACTTCCAAACAGCGCAGATCTCAGCTGCCGTGTGATGCTAATAGACACAGAGCAGGGTTGGCTGAACATGCCTGTAGAAGCGCTTGCGCCGTTAAGTGATATTGATGCGCCGGCTTATATAATTTATACCTCAGGCACCACAGGGCAACCCAAAGGCGTGGTGGTCAGCCATCGTAATTTGCACCTTTATCTTGAGCACGTTAGCCACAGTTATCTCCAAGGCGATATACAAGAGAGTGTTGTCAGCACGCCTTTAGCGTTTGATGCGACTGTAACGAGCTTATGGGGCGCGCTGGTTAATGGTCTTGGTGTAGTACTGCTAAGCGATGGTGAGCAGTTAATCACAGAGCTTAGTGCGTGTTTAGCGCGCGAAGAGTCATTGCTGTTTAAGCTGACTCCAGCCCACTTGCAAGGCGTGCTGGCACGATTACAACCGAGCAATGCTGCGCACCACATTGTGGTGGGGGGAGAAGCTTTATCTAGCAGCGTGGTTGCTCAAGTCGGGGCACTGATGCCACAGGCTCATTTTTATAACGAATATGGCCCAACAGAAGCAACAGTCGGTTGTTGTGTGTATCGCTGTAACGGCCAAGATGCAGTGTCGCTTGCACAACAATCGCAGCGCTTTGTGCCAATCGGTAGCGCCATTCAAGGCACTCATTTGGTGGTGCTGGATCAGCATCAACAGCCTGTGCCTATGGGCATGCCCGGTGAGCTATACATCGCAGGCGATAATGTGGCTCAGGCGTATTTTGGGTTGCCAGAGCTCAGCGCCAGTAGATTTGTGTCATTGTCTTTGAGCAATAACTTGCAGCGTTATTATCAGACGGGCGACCAAGTGCGTTGGCTGCTAGATGAAGAGGGCTGCCCTTGCGTGCTGCAATTTATTGGTCGTCGAGACAACCAAGTTAAGCTGCGTGGTTATCGCATCGAGCTTGAAGAGATCGCGGCGCAACTTGAGCAACTAGATGCAGTGCAACAAGCACATGTGTTACTTAACGAAAGTAAAGATAACTTACAGGCCTGTGTGGTGCTAACTACGCCATCCCAAAGAGATACCATCTGTGAGCTTGAACAGGCGCTACACACTCAGATTTTAACCTCGTTAGCAGAGGTCCTACCAAGTTATATGTTGCCTTATAAGCTGTATGCACTGGCTGCTATGCCGCTCACTAATAATGGCAAAGTAGACTCGGGCGCGCTTGCACAACTGGTGCAATCGCAACAGGCGCAAGCGCTTACGGCACCTTTAGCTCCTATGACTGAACTACAAATGCTGCTGGCAGAAATTTTTTCTCAAGTGCTCAACACTCAAGTTAGAGATATTAACAGTAACTTCTTTGAGTTAGGGGGGCACTCTTTATCAGCAAGCCAAGCGGTTGCCTTAATTGAACAGGCGCTTGAGGTGCCTATCACCTTAAAAGTATTGTTCGAGCGGCCAAGTGTAAGCACACTTGCAACTTGGTGTGAGATCCACCGTGCAGCCAAAGCGGCAGACGAAAGCGGCCAGTCTGAGGAGATGTTTTTGTGA
- a CDS encoding AMP-binding protein codes for MWQEASVVSFHQQFCYVLSQCLAEPNTPLSALSLWPAEQQLALLKQQQSVAVEVTEQQPWVTQFSQVALQTPLQTAVRMGEFTCSYLTLEKCANQLANSLLEMAFAEQSRIAILLSSSSYMVAAVLAILKARHTYVPIHHDTPTDTLAYIMDDADIVLTLALSEDAERLIEAGSDFLLLDDLFEAEGNFAFYDTSLLVDEDASAFNQAELAYVIYTSGSTGQPKGVPISHGNLNNYLRFASQRYLPQSGGITKAVLSTPLAFDATVTALVPILMRGGELELLPTDAELLPALHEQIFAATEAKLFKLTPAHLRAVFALSDAQTHNNIAHRFVVGGEGLSAALVDKLMDKLPNAQWINEYGPTEATVGCSIYAVSRESRHLLAGHEEVPIGHTIDNMTLAVVDEFGELALPNMPGELWLAGDGVCEGYINLASVTQTRFVE; via the coding sequence TTGTGGCAAGAAGCGAGTGTAGTTAGTTTTCATCAGCAGTTTTGTTATGTGTTATCGCAATGTCTTGCAGAGCCAAATACCCCGTTGTCAGCATTGTCATTGTGGCCAGCTGAGCAGCAGTTAGCTCTATTAAAACAGCAGCAAAGTGTTGCGGTAGAAGTGACAGAGCAACAGCCATGGGTAACTCAGTTTAGTCAGGTGGCTCTTCAGACCCCACTACAGACTGCGGTGCGCATGGGAGAGTTTACTTGTAGTTATCTCACCTTAGAAAAATGCGCGAACCAACTTGCTAATAGCTTATTAGAAATGGCATTTGCTGAGCAAAGTCGCATTGCTATTTTACTGTCGTCTTCGAGTTACATGGTGGCCGCGGTGCTGGCAATATTAAAAGCGCGCCATACCTATGTGCCCATTCATCATGACACGCCAACCGATACCTTAGCCTATATCATGGATGATGCAGACATCGTATTGACGCTGGCGCTAAGTGAAGATGCCGAGCGCTTGATTGAAGCCGGTAGTGACTTTTTGTTGCTTGATGATTTGTTCGAAGCCGAAGGGAACTTTGCGTTTTACGATACCAGTTTGTTGGTAGATGAAGATGCATCTGCATTTAACCAAGCCGAGCTTGCCTATGTTATTTATACCTCAGGTTCAACCGGGCAGCCAAAAGGGGTGCCCATTAGTCATGGCAACCTCAATAATTATCTGCGTTTTGCGTCTCAGCGCTACTTGCCACAATCGGGTGGCATAACCAAGGCCGTACTCAGTACACCGCTGGCGTTTGATGCGACGGTGACCGCCTTGGTGCCTATTTTAATGCGAGGCGGTGAGCTTGAGCTGCTCCCTACGGACGCCGAATTGTTGCCTGCGTTACATGAACAGATTTTTGCCGCTACGGAAGCCAAGTTATTCAAGTTAACACCGGCTCACTTACGCGCGGTATTTGCATTAAGTGACGCACAAACTCATAACAATATCGCCCACCGATTTGTGGTTGGCGGTGAAGGGCTAAGCGCAGCCTTGGTTGATAAGCTGATGGATAAGCTCCCTAACGCCCAGTGGATAAACGAATATGGCCCAACAGAGGCAACAGTCGGCTGTAGTATCTATGCTGTAAGCCGTGAGTCACGCCACCTGTTAGCGGGCCACGAAGAAGTGCCTATCGGTCATACTATCGATAATATGACCCTTGCGGTAGTCGACGAATTTGGTGAACTGGCTTTACCTAACATGCCCGGAGAGCTTTGGTTGGCGGGAGATGGGGTGTGTGAAGGCTATATTAATCTCGCGAGTGTGACGCAAACACGCTTTGTTGAGTAA